The following are encoded in a window of Arthrobacter sp. OAP107 genomic DNA:
- a CDS encoding energy-coupling factor transporter transmembrane component T produces the protein MREALTLAGNRAVLTRANPLAKFAAVFLVTLALALSIDWMSASVALACELLVFPLAGLTFSLLWQRGWPLILAAAVGGWSTSILAPDSGRILLDVGLWSMSEGSLQLGLAFLLRGLAIALPAVLLMSCTDPTDLADALAQKARLPHRFVLGTLAAMRLVGLMAEEWQTIGMARRARGVGSRGNPWQRMRATLGQSFGLMVQAIRRATRLAVTMEARGFGGASRTWARVSTYSVLDIWVVLGGVLIAAGAVAAALWAGTWHMVWLEGS, from the coding sequence ATGAGGGAAGCGCTGACACTCGCCGGAAACCGGGCGGTGCTGACCCGAGCCAATCCGCTGGCCAAGTTCGCCGCGGTCTTCCTCGTCACTTTGGCACTGGCGCTGTCCATCGACTGGATGTCCGCCTCCGTGGCCCTCGCCTGCGAGCTGCTGGTCTTTCCGCTGGCCGGGCTCACGTTTTCGCTGCTCTGGCAGCGCGGCTGGCCGCTGATCCTGGCTGCCGCCGTGGGCGGCTGGAGCACCTCCATCCTGGCGCCGGACAGCGGAAGGATACTGCTCGACGTCGGACTCTGGTCCATGAGCGAAGGTTCCCTTCAGCTGGGGCTGGCTTTTCTGCTCCGGGGCCTGGCCATCGCCCTGCCCGCGGTGCTGCTGATGAGCTGCACCGATCCCACCGACCTGGCGGACGCCCTGGCCCAGAAGGCCCGGCTGCCGCACCGTTTTGTGCTGGGTACCCTGGCCGCGATGCGGCTGGTCGGGCTGATGGCAGAGGAATGGCAAACCATCGGCATGGCCCGGCGAGCCCGCGGCGTGGGATCGCGCGGCAACCCGTGGCAGCGCATGCGGGCCACCCTGGGGCAGAGCTTCGGCCTCATGGTCCAGGCCATCCGCCGTGCCACCCGGCTGGCGGTGACCATGGAGGCCCGCGGTTTCGGTGGTGCCAGCCGGACCTGGGCGCGTGTATCCACCTACAGCGTGCTGGACATCTGGGTGGTGCTGGGCGGAGTCCTCATCGCCGCCGGTGCCGTTGCCGCCGCGCTGTGGGCCGGCACGTGGCACATGGTGTGGCTGGAGGGCTCCTAG
- a CDS encoding aspartate/glutamate racemase family protein has protein sequence MRVGIIRALTTTDRRLLNSHGKLLRDTFGFDVTSRCIPDQPSGVHDADSLRRAAPKVVELALEMAPDVDALVISCAADPGLPEARALLDIPVIGAGSAAAAAALAFGGRAGVLGLKHSVPGSISDALGDRMLLIDGPESVETPEAFLLPTGIFDALPVIDPVTAAGSMLVSAVASRELQTV, from the coding sequence ATGCGCGTAGGAATCATCAGGGCTTTGACCACCACGGACAGGCGGCTGCTCAACTCGCACGGCAAGCTGCTCCGCGACACCTTCGGCTTCGATGTCACGTCGCGGTGCATTCCGGACCAGCCGTCCGGAGTCCACGACGCTGACTCGCTGCGGCGCGCGGCGCCGAAGGTGGTTGAACTGGCGCTGGAGATGGCGCCGGACGTCGACGCGCTGGTCATCAGCTGCGCTGCCGATCCCGGGCTGCCGGAGGCGCGTGCCCTGCTGGATATCCCCGTGATCGGTGCCGGTTCCGCGGCTGCGGCGGCGGCCCTCGCCTTCGGCGGCAGGGCGGGTGTACTGGGCCTCAAGCACTCGGTACCAGGCTCCATTTCTGATGCCCTCGGCGACAGGATGCTCCTGATCGACGGCCCCGAAAGCGTGGAGACGCCGGAAGCCTTCCTGCTGCCGACAGGAATCTTCGACGCGCTTCCCGTGATCGACCCCGTCACCGCGGCCGGCTCCATGCTGGTCTCAGCCGTGGCCTCCCGCGAGCTGCAGACAGTCTGA
- a CDS encoding glutamate--cysteine ligase: MRTFGVEEELLIVDPGSGEPLALADALLAGRKLAADDAPGKPRLVKKKAETKCDDDEMGLSAELKLEQIETQTRPCLEHAELLRQIRAGRALADDAAQVHGARIAALATSPLALSSHTTPDPRYARMLERFGLTAQEQLTCGFHVHTYIESPDEGVAVLDRIRDKLAVLIALSANSPFWNGLETGFESYRTQAWNRWPSSGPSAIYGSLSSYRRVVTRLLDSGVVLDEGMIYFDARLSRNHPTVEVRVADVCLRAEDAALIAVLVRALVESACREWREGVDPAPVPTVLLRMAAWQASNFGLRGELLDFGSFRPAPAEDVVRSLVDYLEPVLAENGELDLARRGIEEIFARGTGAAEQRTVRQAVLDKTEPDDGGLGAVVAHAVRATHKGEGYVGPDNEEAPELLRVRQR; this comes from the coding sequence ATGCGGACTTTTGGCGTGGAGGAAGAGCTCCTGATCGTTGATCCGGGCAGCGGGGAACCGCTGGCGCTCGCCGATGCCCTGTTGGCGGGCCGCAAACTCGCCGCCGACGACGCTCCGGGCAAGCCCCGGCTGGTGAAGAAAAAGGCCGAAACCAAGTGCGACGACGACGAGATGGGCTTGAGCGCCGAACTCAAGCTTGAGCAGATCGAGACGCAGACACGCCCCTGCCTCGAGCACGCGGAACTGCTGCGCCAGATCCGCGCCGGACGCGCACTGGCGGATGACGCCGCACAGGTCCACGGCGCGCGGATCGCCGCCCTGGCCACCTCACCGCTGGCCCTGTCCAGCCACACGACGCCGGATCCGCGCTACGCCAGGATGCTGGAACGGTTCGGCCTGACCGCCCAGGAACAGCTCACCTGCGGATTCCACGTCCACACCTACATCGAATCCCCGGACGAAGGCGTGGCCGTGCTGGACAGGATCCGGGACAAGCTGGCCGTCCTGATCGCGCTCAGCGCCAACTCCCCGTTCTGGAACGGCCTGGAGACCGGCTTCGAGAGCTACCGGACGCAGGCGTGGAACCGCTGGCCGTCGTCGGGCCCGTCCGCCATCTACGGCAGCCTGTCCTCCTACCGCCGCGTGGTGACCCGGCTGCTGGACAGCGGCGTGGTGCTGGACGAGGGCATGATCTACTTCGACGCGCGGCTCTCCCGGAACCATCCCACCGTGGAGGTGCGGGTGGCCGATGTCTGCCTCCGCGCCGAGGATGCAGCGCTGATCGCCGTCCTGGTCCGTGCGCTCGTGGAATCGGCCTGCCGGGAATGGCGCGAGGGTGTGGATCCGGCGCCCGTGCCCACGGTGCTGCTGCGCATGGCGGCATGGCAGGCCAGCAACTTCGGCCTGCGCGGTGAGCTGCTGGACTTCGGCAGCTTCCGGCCGGCGCCCGCCGAGGACGTGGTCCGTTCGCTGGTCGACTACCTGGAACCGGTGCTGGCCGAGAACGGGGAGCTGGACCTGGCCCGGCGGGGAATCGAGGAGATCTTCGCGCGTGGCACCGGCGCCGCTGAGCAGCGCACGGTCCGTCAGGCGGTGCTGGACAAAACAGAGCCCGACGACGGCGGGCTGGGCGCCGTCGTCGCACACGCCGTGCGGGCCACCCACAAGGGCGAGGGGTATGTCGGTCCCGACAACGAGGAAGCCCCCGAACTACTGCGCGTCCGCCAGCGCTGA
- a CDS encoding heme-degrading domain-containing protein has translation MTLQDSGSAALPAFDPDSAEEQPAGSLQALIGQIEGEIAELQFPRFSKDDALALGLELVERGKEDNLPIAIDITKGEQVLFHVALEGATPDNEGWVRAKQRTAVRYEEPSLLVGLRGRAGGGRIEDNAWFDQSIYAAHGGAFPIYVRDVGAVAVVTVSGLPQKADHDLVVQALREIHGSMGHG, from the coding sequence ATGACGCTACAGGACTCCGGCAGCGCTGCCCTGCCCGCCTTTGACCCCGATTCCGCCGAGGAGCAGCCAGCGGGATCCCTGCAAGCCCTGATCGGTCAGATCGAGGGTGAAATCGCCGAACTGCAGTTCCCGAGGTTCAGCAAGGACGACGCCCTGGCGCTCGGCCTGGAACTGGTTGAACGCGGCAAGGAGGACAACCTCCCCATTGCCATCGACATCACCAAGGGTGAACAGGTCCTCTTCCACGTGGCGCTCGAGGGTGCCACCCCGGACAACGAGGGCTGGGTGCGGGCCAAGCAGCGCACTGCCGTGCGCTATGAGGAGCCGTCGCTGCTGGTGGGCCTGCGCGGCAGGGCCGGCGGCGGACGGATCGAGGACAACGCCTGGTTCGACCAGTCCATCTACGCCGCCCACGGCGGGGCTTTCCCCATCTATGTTCGGGACGTGGGAGCGGTGGCCGTGGTCACGGTGTCCGGGCTGCCCCAAAAGGCGGACCATGACCTCGTGGTGCAGGCGTTGCGGGAAATCCACGGGTCCATGGGTCATGGCTAG
- a CDS encoding YegP family protein translates to MAGVFEVFVDAESQFRFRLKAPDGTVLAISAPFEDKRAAAAGIANVRECAGTGLITDLSPAASQVTAGAVQEPAPARASAPKQAPLPARADHRRQGFGAKRTPSDATGSPLRRPAAAPTRWTGAA, encoded by the coding sequence ATGGCCGGAGTATTTGAAGTATTTGTTGATGCAGAGTCCCAGTTCCGGTTCCGGCTGAAGGCCCCCGATGGAACCGTGCTGGCCATCTCCGCTCCCTTCGAGGACAAGCGTGCGGCTGCGGCCGGGATCGCCAACGTCCGCGAATGCGCAGGAACGGGGCTCATCACGGACCTCTCCCCGGCCGCATCCCAGGTGACAGCCGGCGCTGTGCAGGAGCCGGCCCCCGCCCGCGCATCAGCCCCCAAACAGGCGCCTCTCCCGGCACGGGCCGACCACCGCCGGCAGGGATTCGGCGCGAAGCGCACGCCGTCGGATGCCACCGGTTCGCCGCTCCGCCGTCCGGCGGCAGCGCCGACCCGGTGGACCGGGGCGGCGTAA
- a CDS encoding O-succinylhomoserine sulfhydrylase, translated as MTFNHDAAGWSPDTQAVRGGLDRTNFQETTEPVFLNSGFVYESAAAAERAFTGEDERFVYSRYGNPSVATFQERLRLLEGTEACFATASGMAAVFTALGALLGAGDRVVASRSLFGSCFVILNEILPRWGVETVFVDGPDLEQWRTALSVPTTAVFFESPSNPMQEIVDIAAVSELAHAAGAKVVADNVFATPLLQRCGDLGADVIVYSGTKHIDGQGRVMGGAILGTKEFIDGPVKQLMRHTGPALSSFNAWVLTKGLETMSLRVNHSSATALRLAEWLETQPAVSWVKYPLLKSHPQFELAARQMKAGGTVLTLELATTAGQSGKEAAFALLDALKIIDISNNLGDAKSLITHPATTTHRAMGPEGRAAIGLSDGVVRLSVGLEDADDLIADLEQALKQI; from the coding sequence TTGACCTTTAATCACGACGCCGCCGGCTGGAGCCCCGATACCCAGGCCGTCCGCGGCGGGCTGGACCGCACCAATTTCCAAGAGACCACCGAACCGGTCTTCCTGAACTCCGGGTTCGTCTATGAGTCGGCCGCGGCCGCGGAGCGCGCCTTCACCGGCGAGGACGAACGCTTCGTCTACTCGCGCTACGGCAACCCTTCAGTGGCCACCTTCCAGGAGCGGCTCCGCCTGCTCGAAGGCACCGAGGCGTGCTTTGCGACGGCGTCCGGCATGGCTGCCGTTTTCACCGCCCTGGGTGCCCTGCTCGGCGCCGGAGACCGTGTGGTCGCCAGCCGTTCCTTGTTCGGCTCCTGCTTCGTGATCCTCAACGAGATCCTGCCGCGCTGGGGTGTGGAGACCGTATTCGTGGACGGTCCGGACCTCGAGCAATGGCGCACTGCCCTCTCGGTGCCCACCACGGCGGTCTTCTTCGAATCCCCGTCCAATCCCATGCAGGAAATCGTGGACATCGCTGCGGTCAGCGAACTCGCCCACGCCGCCGGCGCCAAGGTGGTGGCGGACAACGTCTTCGCCACCCCGCTGCTGCAGCGCTGCGGGGACCTCGGGGCGGACGTGATCGTCTACTCCGGCACCAAGCACATCGACGGCCAGGGCCGCGTGATGGGCGGGGCCATCCTGGGCACCAAGGAATTCATCGACGGCCCAGTCAAGCAGCTCATGCGCCATACCGGGCCGGCGCTCTCCTCCTTCAATGCCTGGGTCCTCACCAAGGGCCTGGAGACCATGTCGCTGCGCGTGAACCACTCCTCCGCCACGGCGCTGCGCCTGGCCGAATGGCTGGAAACCCAGCCTGCCGTCAGCTGGGTCAAGTACCCGCTGCTCAAGTCGCACCCGCAGTTCGAGCTGGCGGCCAGGCAGATGAAGGCCGGCGGCACCGTCCTCACGCTGGAACTTGCGACGACGGCAGGCCAGTCAGGCAAGGAAGCCGCCTTTGCGCTGCTGGACGCCCTGAAGATCATCGACATCTCCAACAACCTGGGCGATGCCAAGTCGCTGATCACCCACCCCGCCACCACGACGCACCGGGCCATGGGTCCTGAAGGACGTGCAGCGATCGGGCTCAGTGACGGTGTGGTGCGGCTGTCCGTCGGCCTCGAGGACGCCGATGACCTCATCGCGGACCTGGAGCAGGCGCTCAAGCAGATCTGA
- a CDS encoding ABC transporter ATP-binding protein, whose translation MPAHHDGGVRPAAVHARGWGWRHAGRTGPAVHALDLDIRPGERVMLLGPSGAGKSTLLHALAGVLGDSDSGGGPADDGGPRGTAAPDPDDADESGELLIDGAPPRAQRGRAGLMQQDPETQVVLSRLGDDVAFGAENLSVPREEIWRRVHEALDDVGLAHLPLNHPTSALSGGQKQRLALAGILAMRPGLILLDEPTANLDPAGVLEVRDAVGRCLDKTGATLVVVEHRVAAWKDLVDRIVVLQPGSAANGAVLIDGTPDEVLEQARGMLTAAGVWVPGYVPETRHRTAAAASNTNSGQLLLAAEKLAVSRERPRRRGFRSVPPEPVLRDVTAQVRAGEALTVTGPNGAGKSTFALTLAGLLPPVDGKVSATVELSGGAGIDPYKWKAEHLISRIGTVFQEPEHQFVTGRVLDELQFGPRHLGHGEERVDELLERLRLTHLVDANPYTLSGGEKRRLSVATVLAAHPQVLVLDEPTFGQDANTWAELASFLSELLDAGTAVVSVTHDEEFTHVLGGTELRLGSRGRPEPRAIEPTPEQAAT comes from the coding sequence ATGCCCGCACATCACGACGGCGGCGTCCGCCCCGCCGCGGTACACGCCCGCGGCTGGGGCTGGCGCCACGCCGGCCGGACCGGGCCGGCCGTCCACGCCCTGGACCTGGACATCCGACCCGGTGAACGGGTCATGCTGCTGGGCCCTTCCGGGGCCGGCAAATCCACGCTGCTTCACGCCTTGGCCGGCGTACTGGGGGACAGCGACTCCGGCGGCGGTCCGGCGGATGACGGCGGTCCACGGGGCACCGCGGCGCCGGACCCCGACGACGCCGACGAAAGCGGTGAGCTGCTCATCGACGGCGCACCGCCGCGCGCGCAGCGCGGCCGTGCCGGACTCATGCAGCAGGACCCGGAAACCCAGGTGGTGCTTTCCCGTCTGGGCGACGACGTCGCCTTCGGCGCCGAAAACCTCTCAGTCCCCCGCGAGGAGATCTGGCGCCGCGTGCACGAGGCACTGGACGACGTCGGACTCGCTCACCTGCCGCTGAACCACCCGACGTCGGCCCTGTCCGGCGGCCAGAAGCAGCGCCTGGCGCTCGCCGGGATCCTGGCGATGAGGCCGGGACTGATTCTGTTGGACGAGCCGACCGCGAACCTCGATCCCGCCGGTGTCCTGGAGGTCCGGGACGCCGTGGGCCGCTGCCTCGACAAGACCGGGGCCACCCTGGTGGTGGTGGAGCACCGGGTTGCTGCCTGGAAAGACCTGGTGGACCGCATTGTGGTTCTGCAGCCGGGGTCGGCGGCGAACGGCGCGGTGCTGATCGACGGCACGCCGGACGAGGTCCTCGAACAGGCCCGCGGGATGCTCACCGCCGCCGGCGTCTGGGTCCCGGGCTACGTTCCCGAAACCCGGCACCGCACCGCGGCCGCCGCATCCAACACCAATAGCGGCCAGCTGCTGCTCGCGGCCGAAAAGCTCGCGGTGTCGCGGGAACGTCCCCGGCGCCGCGGCTTCCGCTCCGTACCTCCGGAGCCCGTGCTGCGCGACGTCACGGCACAGGTCCGGGCGGGGGAGGCGCTGACGGTCACAGGTCCCAACGGCGCCGGCAAGTCCACCTTTGCGCTGACCCTCGCCGGGCTGCTGCCGCCGGTGGACGGCAAGGTCTCCGCGACCGTTGAGCTGAGCGGCGGCGCCGGGATCGACCCGTACAAGTGGAAGGCCGAGCACCTGATCTCACGGATCGGCACCGTGTTCCAGGAGCCCGAGCACCAGTTCGTCACCGGCCGCGTCCTGGACGAGCTGCAGTTCGGCCCACGCCACCTGGGCCACGGCGAGGAGCGCGTCGACGAACTCCTGGAGCGCCTGCGCCTCACGCACCTGGTGGACGCCAACCCCTACACCCTGTCCGGCGGTGAGAAGCGCCGGTTGTCGGTGGCCACGGTCCTGGCCGCGCACCCGCAGGTGCTGGTCCTGGACGAGCCCACGTTCGGCCAGGACGCCAACACCTGGGCGGAGCTTGCCTCGTTCCTTTCCGAACTGCTCGACGCCGGCACTGCCGTGGTGTCCGTGACGCACGACGAGGAGTTCACCCATGTGCTCGGCGGCACCGAGCTCCGGCTGGGCTCCAGGGGCCGGCCCGAGCCGCGAGCCATTGAGCCGACACCAGAACAGGCGGCGACATGA
- a CDS encoding DUF1737 domain-containing protein codes for MSDAPAVAPLSSQQDKPEEKLSYRLITGPDDRSFCERISAALSEGYVLHGSPAATFNGTSVIVAQAVILPAAIATADAAVATAVDRLDSDEDLSEEAYEGHA; via the coding sequence GTGTCAGACGCCCCCGCCGTTGCACCGCTGTCATCCCAGCAGGATAAACCTGAGGAAAAGCTGTCCTACCGCCTGATCACTGGGCCGGACGACCGCTCGTTCTGTGAACGCATCTCGGCTGCCCTGAGCGAAGGATACGTCCTGCACGGCAGCCCGGCAGCCACCTTCAACGGCACCAGCGTCATCGTGGCCCAGGCCGTCATCCTGCCAGCCGCCATCGCCACCGCGGATGCCGCCGTCGCCACCGCCGTTGACCGGCTGGACTCCGACGAGGACCTCAGCGAAGAAGCATACGAGGGCCACGCATGA
- a CDS encoding rhodanese-like domain-containing protein: protein MSYAGDLTPQDAWAKLEDGAILVDVRTEGEWAHIGIPDTAATENDPLFIQWTFPGGIPNPDFVEQLKQQAPEDTRVELLFLCRSGQRSIAAATAATQAGFTAYNVLEGFEGEPDRYGERTVNGWKNRGLPTNLGKN from the coding sequence ATGAGCTACGCCGGAGACCTCACCCCGCAGGATGCGTGGGCCAAGCTCGAGGACGGTGCCATCCTGGTGGATGTGCGGACCGAGGGCGAATGGGCGCACATCGGCATTCCGGACACCGCGGCCACGGAGAACGATCCGCTCTTCATCCAGTGGACCTTTCCCGGCGGCATTCCCAATCCCGACTTCGTCGAGCAGCTGAAGCAGCAGGCGCCTGAGGACACCCGGGTGGAGCTGCTGTTCCTGTGCCGCTCCGGCCAGCGCTCCATCGCCGCCGCCACCGCTGCCACGCAGGCCGGCTTCACGGCCTACAACGTCCTCGAAGGTTTCGAGGGCGAGCCCGACCGCTACGGTGAGCGCACCGTGAACGGATGGAAGAACCGCGGACTGCCGACGAACCTGGGAAAGAACTAA
- a CDS encoding AMP-binding protein, whose amino-acid sequence MTTQLDFARVPFAADLAGHGDRPAIQTDDFTLTYRELAGRVDALALRLGTQRRLVALAAANDVDSLVAYLAALVGGHPLILLPEDKPAALESLVAAYDPDVVLRSANGQTLFEERRAGTAHELHPDLALLLSTSGSTGSPKLVRLSAANLQANAESIAEYLGIGPEDRAATTLPMSYCYGLSVINSHLLRGAGLVLTDLSVVDLCFWELFRTAGATSFAAVPYTFELLERVGFAGMDLPRLRYVTQAGGRLAPERVQSYAELGRRKGWELFVMYGQTEATARMAYLPPRLAAGHPGAIGIPVPGGAFRIEPVAGLEHGELVYTGPNVMLGYAETPEDLGAGRMVHELRTGDLARKHPSGVYEVVGRRSRFVKIVGLRVDLGQVERILADLGVEAASAGTDQGLVVAVEGDHDTHLLAKVLSQGIGLPRAALELHGVGHLPRLATGKVDYPAVLALSKRALPEASAHGPGSAVGPGSGPDDVRRIFRDTLERTDIGDGDTFVSLGGDSLSYVATSVRLEQLLGHLPADWHVTPVRVLEQRAGKKPAGKMRRFFAPLETSIVLRAVAIVLIVGTHVGLMKWPGMAHVLMAVAGYNFARFQLTGERLPRFRRQLSSLARVAVPSMAFIGVAYLITDRYTLANVLLLNSIVGPEAVTTQWHFWFIEVLVYILLAMTALLAIPWADRAERRFPLLFPLALTGLALLSRYDIVDPGIPHPSPTLWLFALGWAVARTRTWVQRCAVSILAVLTVPGYFFGDNHRELTLVAGILVLTWLPTIPVPRGLQRLAVLLASASLYAYLVHWLVYPLLVAVSPALAVAASLAAGVAYWAVCTRVMGLVGRTSRATLRRRFGRAGVRCS is encoded by the coding sequence GTGACCACGCAGCTTGATTTCGCGCGGGTGCCCTTCGCCGCCGATCTCGCAGGCCATGGGGACAGGCCCGCAATTCAGACCGACGATTTCACTCTCACCTACCGGGAACTGGCCGGCAGGGTCGATGCCCTCGCGCTCCGCCTGGGCACCCAGCGGCGCCTGGTGGCACTGGCCGCGGCGAACGACGTCGACTCGCTGGTGGCCTACCTCGCCGCCCTGGTTGGCGGCCACCCGCTGATCCTGCTTCCGGAAGACAAGCCGGCGGCGCTCGAGTCGCTGGTGGCCGCGTACGACCCCGATGTGGTGCTGCGCTCCGCGAACGGACAAACGCTGTTCGAGGAACGCAGGGCAGGCACCGCGCACGAACTCCATCCGGACCTGGCGCTTCTGCTCAGCACTTCCGGTTCCACCGGCTCGCCGAAGCTGGTGCGCCTGTCCGCCGCCAATCTGCAAGCCAACGCGGAGTCGATTGCCGAGTACCTGGGCATCGGCCCGGAAGACCGCGCCGCCACCACCCTGCCGATGTCCTATTGCTACGGGCTGTCCGTGATCAACAGCCACCTGCTTCGCGGTGCGGGCCTGGTGCTCACCGATCTGTCAGTAGTTGATCTGTGCTTCTGGGAGCTTTTCCGCACCGCCGGCGCGACGTCCTTCGCGGCGGTGCCCTACACCTTCGAACTGCTGGAGCGGGTGGGCTTTGCCGGGATGGACCTTCCCCGCCTGCGGTATGTCACCCAGGCCGGCGGCCGGCTCGCCCCCGAACGCGTGCAAAGCTACGCCGAACTCGGCCGCCGGAAGGGCTGGGAACTGTTCGTCATGTACGGCCAGACGGAGGCCACCGCCCGGATGGCGTACCTTCCGCCCAGGCTGGCCGCCGGGCACCCCGGCGCCATCGGCATCCCCGTGCCGGGCGGCGCCTTCCGCATCGAGCCGGTAGCCGGCCTCGAGCACGGCGAACTCGTTTACACCGGCCCCAACGTCATGCTCGGCTATGCGGAGACTCCGGAGGATCTCGGCGCCGGCCGCATGGTCCACGAACTCCGTACCGGGGATCTGGCCAGGAAGCACCCGTCCGGCGTCTACGAGGTGGTGGGGCGGCGCAGCCGGTTCGTCAAAATCGTCGGCCTCCGGGTTGACCTCGGCCAGGTGGAGCGGATCCTGGCCGACCTGGGGGTTGAAGCGGCGAGCGCAGGCACGGACCAGGGCCTCGTCGTCGCGGTCGAGGGGGACCACGACACTCATCTGCTGGCCAAAGTCCTGTCGCAGGGCATCGGTCTGCCCCGTGCGGCCCTGGAGCTGCACGGCGTCGGGCATCTCCCCCGCCTGGCCACCGGCAAGGTGGACTACCCGGCGGTCCTGGCGCTTTCAAAACGGGCGCTGCCGGAAGCCTCGGCACACGGCCCGGGTTCCGCCGTCGGGCCCGGCAGCGGACCGGACGACGTGCGGCGGATCTTCCGCGACACCCTGGAGCGCACCGACATCGGCGATGGCGACACGTTCGTCTCGCTCGGCGGCGACTCGCTGTCCTACGTGGCAACGTCCGTCCGCCTGGAGCAGCTGCTGGGCCACCTCCCGGCGGACTGGCACGTCACGCCGGTCCGCGTCCTGGAGCAGCGCGCGGGGAAGAAGCCTGCCGGGAAGATGCGGCGGTTCTTTGCCCCGCTCGAAACCAGCATCGTGCTCAGGGCCGTGGCCATTGTGCTCATCGTGGGCACCCACGTGGGGCTGATGAAATGGCCGGGAATGGCCCATGTGCTCATGGCGGTTGCCGGGTACAACTTCGCCCGCTTCCAGCTCACCGGGGAGCGGCTTCCCCGGTTCAGGCGCCAACTCAGCAGCCTGGCACGCGTGGCGGTGCCCAGCATGGCCTTCATCGGAGTGGCCTACCTGATCACCGACCGGTACACCCTGGCCAATGTCCTGCTACTGAATTCGATCGTTGGCCCCGAAGCCGTGACCACGCAGTGGCACTTCTGGTTCATCGAGGTGCTGGTCTACATTCTCCTGGCCATGACGGCCCTGCTGGCCATACCTTGGGCGGACCGGGCGGAGCGGCGGTTCCCCCTGCTTTTTCCGCTTGCCCTCACCGGTCTGGCGCTGCTCTCGCGCTATGACATCGTTGATCCCGGCATCCCCCACCCGTCGCCCACCCTGTGGCTGTTTGCCCTGGGCTGGGCCGTTGCCCGGACCCGGACCTGGGTCCAGCGGTGTGCGGTATCGATCCTCGCCGTCCTCACTGTCCCCGGATACTTCTTCGGAGACAACCACCGCGAGCTGACGCTCGTTGCCGGAATCCTGGTGCTCACGTGGCTGCCCACCATCCCCGTACCCAGGGGGCTGCAGCGGCTGGCGGTCCTGCTGGCCAGCGCCTCCCTCTACGCATACCTCGTGCACTGGCTGGTCTACCCGCTGCTGGTTGCCGTCAGCCCGGCACTTGCTGTGGCCGCATCGCTGGCGGCCGGGGTGGCCTACTGGGCAGTGTGCACGCGCGTCATGGGGCTGGTGGGCCGGACCAGCCGGGCCACGCTTCGCCGCCGGTTCGGCCGGGCCGGGGTCCGCTGCTCCTGA